A portion of the Cryptomeria japonica chromosome 5, Sugi_1.0, whole genome shotgun sequence genome contains these proteins:
- the LOC131030173 gene encoding putative germin-like protein 2-1 yields the protein MAGCLSMSFIFLCVFMCCCSERVMGGDPDSLQDFCVADRQGKVLVNGFSCKDPKMVSAEDFFFGGLRRGDTNNAVGFNVTAANVNQIPGLNTLGISLVRIDYAVDGINPPHTHPRASEILVLLKGQLLVGFIDTTNKFHSKMLKKGDVFVFPKGLLHFQQNVGVRNAVAIAGLSSQNPGVQVTANSLFAANPPMPDGVLTKAFRSDKTVVDFIQGKFM from the exons ATGGCGGGGTGCTTGAGCATGAGCTTCATTTTCCTGTGTGTATTTATGTGTTGTTGCAGTGAGCGTGTGATGGGAGGAGATCCTGATTCCTTGCAAGATTTCTGTGTTGCAGACCGGCAAGGCAAAG TTTTGGTGAACGGCTTCTCTTGTAAGGACCCCAAAATGGTTTCAGCAGAGGACTTCTTCTTCGGAGGGCTGCGACGAGGGGACACAAACAACGCCGTAGGGTTTAACGTAACAGCAGCCAACGTTAACCAGATTCCGGGGTTAAACACTCTGGGAATATCGTTGGTCCGTATAGACTACGCTGTGGATGGAATTAATCCTCCTCACACCCATCCAAGAGCCTCAGAAATCCTGGTTTTACTTAAAGGCCAACTGCTTGTGGGATTCATCGATACAACAAACAAGTTTCACAGcaagatgttgaagaaaggagACGTGTTTGTGTTTCCCAAAGGATTGCTAcatttccagcagaatgtggggGTGCGAAATGCAGTGGCCATCGCTGGGTTGAGCAGCCAGAATCCAGGAGTTCAGGTTACTGCCAATTCTCTGTTTGCAGCAAATCCTCCTATGCCAGATGGTGTATTGACCAAGGCCTTCCGCAGTGATAAAACAGTAGTCGATTTCATTCAGGGCAAATTCATGTAA